Proteins from a single region of Labedella gwakjiensis:
- a CDS encoding glycoside hydrolase family 76 protein, which produces MKKKIPLLAIAAITGAALVAPLQAPAPAAAFTSTQATEAFDDFLDVYWDDAADYFYTYSDHQIHAEHAHGPQGGLYTDYWWEAQLWEMVMDRYERTGDAQSRALIDDVFAGFQAQYPDFRENDWNDDIGWWARGSIRAYELTGDADYLAAAEEMFAFIAPYEDTTYGGGIWWKNIDVGDGTRNEKNVATNATAVYTAMRLYAATGDTTYRATAVRIYDWLDANFNNAGHLRDHVAGTGQYTDWDWTYNEGNFAGAALELWLDTGSAAYLSDATDAVDWAVANMTSSGTLLREGIDDTGGFKAILTRNIRHLVDEAGQTQYEQFLTDNATQAANHVNSAGIGGYDWTAPTPELSSTALQSLAAAATVAVLQQASPDGYTGVIEGSGVYEAENAVRNGVDSESTAAGKSGRGYLAGWNTSGTSVVFHVNVVDGGTYTVDLRYAAGAGDATRSVIVDGGSATSVSFPGTSGWDQWASVPTTVTLTPGHNTITVSYDTGSSNYLNLDRLTLAL; this is translated from the coding sequence ATGAAGAAGAAGATCCCTCTGCTCGCCATCGCGGCGATCACCGGAGCGGCGCTCGTGGCGCCACTCCAGGCGCCCGCGCCGGCCGCGGCCTTCACATCCACCCAGGCGACGGAGGCGTTCGACGACTTCCTCGACGTGTACTGGGACGACGCGGCCGACTACTTCTACACGTACAGTGACCACCAGATCCACGCGGAGCACGCGCACGGACCTCAGGGCGGCCTCTACACCGACTACTGGTGGGAGGCGCAGCTCTGGGAGATGGTGATGGACCGCTACGAGCGCACGGGCGACGCGCAGTCCCGCGCGCTCATCGACGACGTGTTCGCCGGTTTCCAGGCGCAGTATCCCGACTTCCGCGAGAACGACTGGAACGACGACATCGGGTGGTGGGCCCGTGGCAGCATCCGCGCCTACGAGCTCACGGGTGACGCCGACTACCTCGCCGCGGCCGAGGAGATGTTCGCCTTCATCGCGCCGTACGAGGACACGACATACGGCGGCGGCATCTGGTGGAAGAACATCGACGTGGGTGACGGCACGCGCAACGAGAAGAACGTGGCCACGAACGCCACGGCGGTGTACACGGCGATGCGCCTCTACGCCGCGACGGGCGACACCACCTACCGGGCGACGGCCGTGAGGATCTACGACTGGCTCGACGCCAACTTCAACAACGCCGGACACCTGCGCGACCACGTCGCCGGCACCGGTCAGTACACCGACTGGGACTGGACGTACAACGAGGGCAACTTCGCGGGAGCCGCGCTCGAGCTGTGGCTCGACACCGGATCGGCCGCCTACCTGAGCGACGCGACCGACGCCGTCGACTGGGCCGTCGCAAACATGACGTCGTCCGGCACGCTCCTGCGCGAGGGCATCGACGACACGGGCGGGTTCAAGGCGATCCTCACCCGCAACATCCGCCACCTCGTCGATGAGGCCGGGCAGACGCAGTACGAGCAGTTCCTCACCGACAACGCCACGCAGGCGGCGAATCACGTGAACTCCGCGGGCATCGGCGGCTACGACTGGACGGCGCCCACGCCGGAACTCTCGAGCACCGCTCTCCAGAGCCTCGCAGCCGCAGCGACCGTCGCGGTGCTGCAGCAGGCGTCACCCGACGGCTACACGGGCGTGATCGAGGGCTCCGGCGTGTACGAGGCCGAGAACGCCGTGCGCAACGGCGTCGACTCGGAGAGCACGGCGGCCGGGAAGAGCGGGCGCGGGTACCTCGCCGGCTGGAACACGAGCGGCACGAGCGTCGTGTTCCACGTGAACGTCGTGGACGGCGGCACATACACGGTCGACCTGCGCTACGCGGCCGGGGCGGGCGACGCGACCCGTTCGGTGATCGTCGACGGAGGGTCGGCGACGTCCGTCTCCTTCCCCGGCACCTCGGGATGGGACCAGTGGGCGAGTGTCCCCACCACGGTGACGCTGACCCCCGGCCACAACACGATCACCGTCTCATACGACACGGGAAGCTCGAACTACCTGAACCTCGACCGCCTCACCCTCGCCCTCTGA
- a CDS encoding FMN-dependent NADH-azoreductase has product MTLFRLDASIMPQTSASRELADLVEKEWTDAHPTSPVVRRDLAADPIPATAWQNAVTGGFTPEENRTDAQREARALATTLADELVNADAILFAIPLYNYGVSQHVKTWFDLAYTDPRIDPQGTALRGKPATLVTVLGGNYAEGSPKAGWDHSTPWLRRAFADVWGLDLRVVERPFTLVGVNPALDQFTEVAADLKEQAEEHARRSGKEIADRRGQGSAA; this is encoded by the coding sequence GTGACCCTGTTCCGCCTCGATGCCAGCATCATGCCCCAGACCTCCGCGAGCCGCGAACTCGCGGATCTCGTGGAGAAGGAATGGACGGACGCGCACCCGACGTCCCCCGTCGTGCGCCGCGACCTCGCGGCCGACCCCATCCCGGCGACGGCGTGGCAGAACGCCGTGACCGGCGGATTCACGCCCGAGGAGAACCGCACGGATGCGCAGCGCGAGGCCCGTGCGCTCGCGACGACCCTCGCGGACGAACTCGTGAACGCGGACGCGATCCTCTTCGCCATCCCCCTGTACAACTACGGGGTCTCGCAGCACGTCAAGACGTGGTTCGACCTCGCGTACACGGACCCGCGGATCGACCCGCAGGGCACCGCCCTCCGCGGCAAGCCGGCGACTCTTGTGACGGTCCTCGGCGGCAACTACGCGGAGGGCTCGCCGAAGGCGGGCTGGGACCACTCGACGCCGTGGCTGCGTCGCGCGTTCGCCGACGTGTGGGGCCTCGATCTCCGCGTAGTGGAGCGTCCGTTCACCCTCGTGGGCGTGAACCCGGCGCTCGACCAGTTCACCGAGGTCGCCGCCGACCTCAAGGAGCAGGCCGAGGAGCACGCACGACGCTCCGGCAAGGAGATCGCCGACCGTCGCGGGCAGGGTTCCGCCGCCTGA
- a CDS encoding winged helix-turn-helix transcriptional regulator, whose translation MATPSNDAHACDASVTLAFSILGKRWNGMIIDVLGGGPLSFAALRRAVGGISDAMLSDRLTELAEVDLLTRVVTPGPPVSVTYELTDKAVELLPILEQLGGWARVNLPTPQGR comes from the coding sequence ATGGCGACCCCGAGCAATGATGCGCACGCGTGCGACGCGTCGGTCACACTCGCCTTCTCCATCCTGGGCAAGCGCTGGAACGGCATGATCATCGACGTCCTCGGCGGCGGCCCGTTGTCGTTCGCGGCCCTCCGTCGTGCGGTCGGCGGTATCAGCGATGCGATGCTCTCCGACCGCCTCACCGAACTCGCCGAGGTCGATCTCCTGACGCGCGTCGTGACGCCGGGACCGCCGGTCTCCGTCACCTACGAGCTCACCGACAAGGCCGTCGAACTCCTCCCCATCCTCGAGCAGCTCGGCGGCTGGGCGCGCGTCAACCTGCCGACCCCCCAGGGGCGCTAG